A genomic window from Etheostoma spectabile isolate EspeVRDwgs_2016 chromosome 13, UIUC_Espe_1.0, whole genome shotgun sequence includes:
- the xrra1 gene encoding X-ray radiation resistance-associated protein 1 isoform X1 yields the protein MDQNKMTAASYKFDDGQTQSNPTKCFPPWTLPRRKKEGTGHWLVSYRKAEEQRYTGVHRRMKESENRGAESPYGNTLDGPYLLQLHCVDKPSELCSVDISEQKLNAVKAEDLKVFDNVAYINASINSLSLGSFSSFVSLRELSLALNGLCNMKFNATDFPHLEVLDLSYNNLSADDIVSIGRLSRLKVLHLTGNQLHHLPPNLGSSSHDPTQLPAKEEDTQFKALEVLMLDDNKLSSGVFNSLANLKRLKYLNLQENHISDIPYLQLAGCSQPLQTSIKVQAEEEELAHTETNPNTIVHFKSISQISHKENCEEHCKRSSFPLPQLQFLNLANNKIAEEEALMAVALFPVLREIDIHSNPLTTQRSGNPPLLTYYLHERLGITIKRKKTQEAVKLPLKVSTHPKWKVEERIPKMPMLMDARRPAQSLVEKSKMTVKRTPESEGKNSPDNNLQEHTEHFFVTQATDVPQCEFELQADEREIAENNDDANSERFTCYKMLMDAKPDPDDVLEPIGIQTAVRMLEHTLKNLNVYRDSKPKLDSIQTSYREREKRIKELPPLKLIKHPTARVDEMIKEIKEHTTIREVPLSSAIHGTGVNKQEREEALSLLRDIKTKHKMVHKKTMEQAASIESDRNTNQNTAATPPAQML from the exons ATGGATCAAAATAAGATGACTGCAGCTTCCTATAAATTTGATGATGGCCAGACTCAGAGCAATCCTACCAAATGTTTCCCACCCTGGACTTTACCCCGTCGAAAAAAGGAAG GTACTGGTCATTGGCTTGTGTCTTACAGAAAGGCCGAGGAGCAGAGATACACGGGTGTGCATAGAAGAATGAAAGAATCTGAGAACAGGGGGGCTGAGTCTCCATATGGTAACACATTAGATGGACCCTACTTG ctcCAATTACATTGTGTTGACAAGCCTTCTGAGCTCTGCTCTGTTGACATCAGTGAGCAGAAACTGAATGCC GTCAAGGCAGAAGACCTCAAGGTGTTTGACAATGTTGCTTACATCAATGCATCTATAAACTCCCTGTCTTTAG GTTCTTTTAGCAGTTTTGTGTCTTTGAGAGAACTCAGTCTGGCATTAAATGGGCTTTGCAACATGAAGTTTAATGCTACAGACTTCCCTCATCTGGAG GTTTTGGATTTGTCTTACAACAATTTGTCAGCTGATGATATTGTTTCTATTGGTCGGCTCTCACGTCTAAAGGTTCTTCATCTGACTGGAAATCAGCTTCATCATCTTCCTCCTAATCTGGGTTCCTCCAGCCATGACCCAACTCAACT GCCGGCTAAGGAAGAAGACACACAGTTTAAAGCACTTGAAGTCCTGATGCTTGACGATAACAAACTGTCGTCTGGAGTCTTCAACAGTCTTGCAAACCTTAAGAG GCTAAAGTATTTAAACTTGCAGGAGAACCACATTTCGGATATACCATATTTGCAACTTGCGGGCTGTTCACAACCTTTGCAGACTTCTATTAAAGTGCAAGCTGAAGAAGAGGAACTTG CCCACACTGAGACAAATCCGAACACCATTGTACATTTTAAGAGCATCTCACAG ATCTCTCACAAGGAAAATTGTGAGGAGCACTGCAAAAGATCCAGTTTCCCACTACCACAGCTTCAGTTCCTCAATTTAGCCAACAACAAG ATTGCAGAGGAGGAAGCACTGATGGCTGTTGCTCTTTTCCCAGTGCTGCGAGAAATTGACATTCACTCCAACCCTCTGACCACACAGAGAAGTG GAAACCCTCCCTTACTGACCTATTATCTCCATGAGAGACTGGGGATTACGATTAAGCGTAAGAAGACACAGGAGGCGGTGAAGCTACCGCTGAAGGTGTCCACTCATCCGAAATGGAAG GTGGAAGAAAGAATCCCAAAGATGCCAATGTTGATGGATGCACGCCGTCCTGCTCAAAGTCTGGTTGAGAAAAGTAAAATGACTGTCAAGAGAACACCAGAATCGGAGGGCAAGAATAGCCCAGACAACAACCTCCAAGAACACACAGAGCACTTCTTTGTAACTCAG GCAACAGATGTTCCCCAATGTGAGTTTGAGCTTCAAGCTGATGAGAGAGAAATTGCAGAGAACAACGACGATGCCAATTCGGAAAGATTCACATGCTACAAAATGTTGATGGATGCAAAACCAGATCCTGATGATGTGCTGGAGCCCATCG GAATACAAACAGCTGTTCGGATGCTGGAACACACACTGAAGAATCTCAACGTTTACAGAGACTCAAAACCAAAACTAGATAGCATTCAGACGTcatacagagaaagagagaaaagg ATTAAAGAACTTCCACCTTTGAAGCTAATAAAGCATCCAACCGCAAGGGTTGATGAAATGATCAAGGAAATTAAAGAGCATACAACGATTAGAGAAGTCCCCCTAA GCAGTGCCATACACGGCACAGGTGTTAACAAACAAGAGCGGGAGGAAGCTCTGTCGCTGCTGAGGGACATAAAGACAAAGCACAAGATGGTCCATAAGAAAACAATGGAACAAGCAGCCAGCATTGAGTCTGACAGAAACACCAACCAAAACacagctgcaactccacctgcGCAGATGCTCTAA
- the chrdl2 gene encoding chordin-like protein 2, translated as MLKMKSTFFFFFTIWFADAELKPRKGSGVVCTFKDKTYSPGDSWHPYLEPFGYMFCMRCVCTETGHVKCNTIKCPALPCEHPVAEPRQCCPRCTDEPRIPAGLRASVKSCRYNGSIYQPGETFTKLDLFPSKQSNQCVMCTCSNGNIFCALKTCQPITCSSPVSVPDTCCLVCKDHGTSGSSSTEDGNQQLNRGVRHSVDQCSGEQSRVRSDRATSPRVRTSPRGLSLSKLNLKGASETTVKILLQRKHQRACLYNGKTYSHGDLWHPVLGKVLECILCTCTDGLQDCKRITCPSQYPCPHPMKSAGKCCKTCAESKAERNQTQCYLGYKNNLLVYKVNSPNTVRIMAVERQSTAEVEVQVWKTVEGVLQLMEIGYVQRKDIVDHPENYTLLTTLDEGTWRKFKEERENLSTAPQTTLCEDGIREMVAFLNPKLIEDLCSP; from the exons GGTCCGGGGTGGTATGTACTTTCAAAGACAAGACATACAGCCCAGGAGACAGCTGGCATCCCTACCTAGAGCCCTTCGGGTACATGTTCTGTATGCGCTGTGTCTGCACAGAG ACAGGTCATGTGAAATGTAACACAATCAAGTGTCCTGCTCTGCCATGTGAACACCCAGTAGCTGAGCCTCGCCAGTGTTGTCCAAGATGCACAG ATGAGCCCAGGATCCCTGCAGGGCTGCGAGCTTCAGTGAAATCCTGCAGGTATAATGGAAGTATTTATCAGCCAGGGGAGACCTTCACAAAGCTCGACCTCTTCCCCTCCAAGCAAAGCAATCAATGTGTTATGTGCACATGCTCT aaTGGAAACATTTTCTGTGCTCTGAAAACATGCCAAcccatcacctgttcctcacCAGTCTCTGTCCCAGATACCTGCTGTTTGGTGTGTAAAG ATCATGGCACCAGTGGGTCCTCATCAACTGAGGATGGAAACCAGCAACTGAACAGAGGCGTT aggcaTTCAGTTGACCAGTGTTCTGGAGAGCAGAGCAGGGTGCGGTCCGACCGTGCCACTTCACCCAGAGTCAGGACTTCTCCCAGAGGCCTGAGCCTCAGTAAACTCAACCTCAAAGGGGCTTCAGAGACCACCGTGAAGATTTTGTTGCAGAGAAAACACCAAAGAG CGTGCTTATACAATGGCAAGACGTACTCTCATGGAGACCTTTGGCACCCAGTTTTGGGTAAGGTCCTGGAGTGCATCCTGTGCACTTGTACTGATGGCCTCCAGGACTGTAAACGCATCACGTGTCCCAGCCAGTACCCGTGCCCACATCCTATGAAATCAGCGGGAAAGTGCTGCAAGACTTGTGCAG AAAGTAAAGCTGAACGTAACCAGACCCAGTGTTATCTCGGATATAAAAATAACCTCTTGGTGTATAAAGTAAACTCACCCAACACTGTTAGGATCATGGCTGTTGAAAGACAAAGTACTGCTGAGGTTGAAGTGCAAGTATGGAAGACTGTCGAAG GTGTGTTACAATTAATGGAAATTGGTTACGTTCAAAGAAAAGACATTGTGGATCATCCAGAAAATTACACATTACTTACAACACTTGATGAAG ggacatggagaaaatttaaagaggagagagaaaatctGAGCACAGCTCCTCAGACCACACTGTGTGAAGATGGCATACGAGAGATGGTCGCCTTTCTAAATCCCAAGCTGATAGAAGACCTGTGTTCACCCTGA
- the xrra1 gene encoding X-ray radiation resistance-associated protein 1 isoform X3 encodes MFPTLDFTPSKKGRKAEEQRYTGVHRRMKESENRGAESPYGNTLDGPYLLQLHCVDKPSELCSVDISEQKLNAVKAEDLKVFDNVAYINASINSLSLGSFSSFVSLRELSLALNGLCNMKFNATDFPHLEVLDLSYNNLSADDIVSIGRLSRLKVLHLTGNQLHHLPPNLGSSSHDPTQLPAKEEDTQFKALEVLMLDDNKLSSGVFNSLANLKRLKYLNLQENHISDIPYLQLAGCSQPLQTSIKVQAEEEELAHTETNPNTIVHFKSISQISHKENCEEHCKRSSFPLPQLQFLNLANNKIAEEEALMAVALFPVLREIDIHSNPLTTQRSGNPPLLTYYLHERLGITIKRKKTQEAVKLPLKVSTHPKWKVEERIPKMPMLMDARRPAQSLVEKSKMTVKRTPESEGKNSPDNNLQEHTEHFFVTQATDVPQCEFELQADEREIAENNDDANSERFTCYKMLMDAKPDPDDVLEPIGIQTAVRMLEHTLKNLNVYRDSKPKLDSIQTSYREREKRIKELPPLKLIKHPTARVDEMIKEIKEHTTIREVPLSSAIHGTGVNKQEREEALSLLRDIKTKHKMVHKKTMEQAASIESDRNTNQNTAATPPAQML; translated from the exons ATGTTTCCCACCCTGGACTTTACCCCGTCGAAAAAAGGAAG AAAGGCCGAGGAGCAGAGATACACGGGTGTGCATAGAAGAATGAAAGAATCTGAGAACAGGGGGGCTGAGTCTCCATATGGTAACACATTAGATGGACCCTACTTG ctcCAATTACATTGTGTTGACAAGCCTTCTGAGCTCTGCTCTGTTGACATCAGTGAGCAGAAACTGAATGCC GTCAAGGCAGAAGACCTCAAGGTGTTTGACAATGTTGCTTACATCAATGCATCTATAAACTCCCTGTCTTTAG GTTCTTTTAGCAGTTTTGTGTCTTTGAGAGAACTCAGTCTGGCATTAAATGGGCTTTGCAACATGAAGTTTAATGCTACAGACTTCCCTCATCTGGAG GTTTTGGATTTGTCTTACAACAATTTGTCAGCTGATGATATTGTTTCTATTGGTCGGCTCTCACGTCTAAAGGTTCTTCATCTGACTGGAAATCAGCTTCATCATCTTCCTCCTAATCTGGGTTCCTCCAGCCATGACCCAACTCAACT GCCGGCTAAGGAAGAAGACACACAGTTTAAAGCACTTGAAGTCCTGATGCTTGACGATAACAAACTGTCGTCTGGAGTCTTCAACAGTCTTGCAAACCTTAAGAG GCTAAAGTATTTAAACTTGCAGGAGAACCACATTTCGGATATACCATATTTGCAACTTGCGGGCTGTTCACAACCTTTGCAGACTTCTATTAAAGTGCAAGCTGAAGAAGAGGAACTTG CCCACACTGAGACAAATCCGAACACCATTGTACATTTTAAGAGCATCTCACAG ATCTCTCACAAGGAAAATTGTGAGGAGCACTGCAAAAGATCCAGTTTCCCACTACCACAGCTTCAGTTCCTCAATTTAGCCAACAACAAG ATTGCAGAGGAGGAAGCACTGATGGCTGTTGCTCTTTTCCCAGTGCTGCGAGAAATTGACATTCACTCCAACCCTCTGACCACACAGAGAAGTG GAAACCCTCCCTTACTGACCTATTATCTCCATGAGAGACTGGGGATTACGATTAAGCGTAAGAAGACACAGGAGGCGGTGAAGCTACCGCTGAAGGTGTCCACTCATCCGAAATGGAAG GTGGAAGAAAGAATCCCAAAGATGCCAATGTTGATGGATGCACGCCGTCCTGCTCAAAGTCTGGTTGAGAAAAGTAAAATGACTGTCAAGAGAACACCAGAATCGGAGGGCAAGAATAGCCCAGACAACAACCTCCAAGAACACACAGAGCACTTCTTTGTAACTCAG GCAACAGATGTTCCCCAATGTGAGTTTGAGCTTCAAGCTGATGAGAGAGAAATTGCAGAGAACAACGACGATGCCAATTCGGAAAGATTCACATGCTACAAAATGTTGATGGATGCAAAACCAGATCCTGATGATGTGCTGGAGCCCATCG GAATACAAACAGCTGTTCGGATGCTGGAACACACACTGAAGAATCTCAACGTTTACAGAGACTCAAAACCAAAACTAGATAGCATTCAGACGTcatacagagaaagagagaaaagg ATTAAAGAACTTCCACCTTTGAAGCTAATAAAGCATCCAACCGCAAGGGTTGATGAAATGATCAAGGAAATTAAAGAGCATACAACGATTAGAGAAGTCCCCCTAA GCAGTGCCATACACGGCACAGGTGTTAACAAACAAGAGCGGGAGGAAGCTCTGTCGCTGCTGAGGGACATAAAGACAAAGCACAAGATGGTCCATAAGAAAACAATGGAACAAGCAGCCAGCATTGAGTCTGACAGAAACACCAACCAAAACacagctgcaactccacctgcGCAGATGCTCTAA
- the xrra1 gene encoding X-ray radiation resistance-associated protein 1 isoform X2, translating to MDQNKMTAASYKFDDGQTQSNPTKCFPPWTLPRRKKEGTGHWLVSYRKAEEQRYTGVHRRMKESENRGAESPYGNTLDGPYLLQLHCVDKPSELCSVDISEQKLNAVKAEDLKVFDNVAYINASINSLSLGSFSSFVSLRELSLALNGLCNMKFNATDFPHLEVLDLSYNNLSADDIVSIGRLSRLKVLHLTGNQLHHLPPNLGSSSHDPTQLPAKEEDTQFKALEVLMLDDNKLSSGVFNSLANLKRLKYLNLQENHISDIPYLQLAGCSQPLQTSIKVQAEEEELAHTETNPNTIVHFKSISQENCEEHCKRSSFPLPQLQFLNLANNKIAEEEALMAVALFPVLREIDIHSNPLTTQRSGNPPLLTYYLHERLGITIKRKKTQEAVKLPLKVSTHPKWKVEERIPKMPMLMDARRPAQSLVEKSKMTVKRTPESEGKNSPDNNLQEHTEHFFVTQATDVPQCEFELQADEREIAENNDDANSERFTCYKMLMDAKPDPDDVLEPIGIQTAVRMLEHTLKNLNVYRDSKPKLDSIQTSYREREKRIKELPPLKLIKHPTARVDEMIKEIKEHTTIREVPLSSAIHGTGVNKQEREEALSLLRDIKTKHKMVHKKTMEQAASIESDRNTNQNTAATPPAQML from the exons ATGGATCAAAATAAGATGACTGCAGCTTCCTATAAATTTGATGATGGCCAGACTCAGAGCAATCCTACCAAATGTTTCCCACCCTGGACTTTACCCCGTCGAAAAAAGGAAG GTACTGGTCATTGGCTTGTGTCTTACAGAAAGGCCGAGGAGCAGAGATACACGGGTGTGCATAGAAGAATGAAAGAATCTGAGAACAGGGGGGCTGAGTCTCCATATGGTAACACATTAGATGGACCCTACTTG ctcCAATTACATTGTGTTGACAAGCCTTCTGAGCTCTGCTCTGTTGACATCAGTGAGCAGAAACTGAATGCC GTCAAGGCAGAAGACCTCAAGGTGTTTGACAATGTTGCTTACATCAATGCATCTATAAACTCCCTGTCTTTAG GTTCTTTTAGCAGTTTTGTGTCTTTGAGAGAACTCAGTCTGGCATTAAATGGGCTTTGCAACATGAAGTTTAATGCTACAGACTTCCCTCATCTGGAG GTTTTGGATTTGTCTTACAACAATTTGTCAGCTGATGATATTGTTTCTATTGGTCGGCTCTCACGTCTAAAGGTTCTTCATCTGACTGGAAATCAGCTTCATCATCTTCCTCCTAATCTGGGTTCCTCCAGCCATGACCCAACTCAACT GCCGGCTAAGGAAGAAGACACACAGTTTAAAGCACTTGAAGTCCTGATGCTTGACGATAACAAACTGTCGTCTGGAGTCTTCAACAGTCTTGCAAACCTTAAGAG GCTAAAGTATTTAAACTTGCAGGAGAACCACATTTCGGATATACCATATTTGCAACTTGCGGGCTGTTCACAACCTTTGCAGACTTCTATTAAAGTGCAAGCTGAAGAAGAGGAACTTG CCCACACTGAGACAAATCCGAACACCATTGTACATTTTAAGAGCATCTCACAG GAAAATTGTGAGGAGCACTGCAAAAGATCCAGTTTCCCACTACCACAGCTTCAGTTCCTCAATTTAGCCAACAACAAG ATTGCAGAGGAGGAAGCACTGATGGCTGTTGCTCTTTTCCCAGTGCTGCGAGAAATTGACATTCACTCCAACCCTCTGACCACACAGAGAAGTG GAAACCCTCCCTTACTGACCTATTATCTCCATGAGAGACTGGGGATTACGATTAAGCGTAAGAAGACACAGGAGGCGGTGAAGCTACCGCTGAAGGTGTCCACTCATCCGAAATGGAAG GTGGAAGAAAGAATCCCAAAGATGCCAATGTTGATGGATGCACGCCGTCCTGCTCAAAGTCTGGTTGAGAAAAGTAAAATGACTGTCAAGAGAACACCAGAATCGGAGGGCAAGAATAGCCCAGACAACAACCTCCAAGAACACACAGAGCACTTCTTTGTAACTCAG GCAACAGATGTTCCCCAATGTGAGTTTGAGCTTCAAGCTGATGAGAGAGAAATTGCAGAGAACAACGACGATGCCAATTCGGAAAGATTCACATGCTACAAAATGTTGATGGATGCAAAACCAGATCCTGATGATGTGCTGGAGCCCATCG GAATACAAACAGCTGTTCGGATGCTGGAACACACACTGAAGAATCTCAACGTTTACAGAGACTCAAAACCAAAACTAGATAGCATTCAGACGTcatacagagaaagagagaaaagg ATTAAAGAACTTCCACCTTTGAAGCTAATAAAGCATCCAACCGCAAGGGTTGATGAAATGATCAAGGAAATTAAAGAGCATACAACGATTAGAGAAGTCCCCCTAA GCAGTGCCATACACGGCACAGGTGTTAACAAACAAGAGCGGGAGGAAGCTCTGTCGCTGCTGAGGGACATAAAGACAAAGCACAAGATGGTCCATAAGAAAACAATGGAACAAGCAGCCAGCATTGAGTCTGACAGAAACACCAACCAAAACacagctgcaactccacctgcGCAGATGCTCTAA
- the LOC116700336 gene encoding sialidase-3-like has translation MGNTSSKSGSGEEPVKTTLFEKEPSGITYRIPALIYLRHSRTFLAFAEKRSSPADQDAKILVMRRGTFKDDGSVQWSSSQELSTASLPNHRTMNPCPVFEKNSKTLFLFFICILGTTTEPRQIITGKNKARLCCVSSGDDGQTWSPVRDLTESVIGETIHKWATFAVGPGHGVQLENGRLIIPAYAYYVPYRCCSFPIPFTVYPRALSVYSEDFGQTWHIGKMLRKKSCECEMAEIIDHEGRSHLYCNARNTGGHRCEALSENSGVYFDKPHIAPELVEPPSGCQGSVIGFPAPEFVPNDDAESKACGTSLLSPDTQTWLLFIHPTNKSSRRDMGVYLNRSPLHSSGWDRPRILHSGPSGYSDLAYNGDKDQFSCLMECGKDTELEQIAFMSFTLNDVMQTGSKKDKKTR, from the exons ATGGGAAATACATCATCAAAGAGCGGCAGTGGAGAGGAACCGGTCAAAACAACTTTGTTTGAAAAGGAGCCAAGTGGGATAACATACAGAATTCCTGCTCTCATTTATCTGAGGCACAGTCGCACCTTCCTCGCCTTTGCAGAGAAAAGATCCTCACCCGCTGACCAAGATGCCAAAATTCTTGTCATGAGAAGAGGAACGTTTAAAGATGATGGATCTGTTCAG TGGTCGTCCAGTCAGGAGCTGTCAACAGCATCATTACCAAACCACCGCACTATGAATCCTTGCCctgtatttgaaaaaaacagcaaaacgttgtttttatttttcatctgtaTCTTGGGAACCACCACAGAGCCCAGACAAATCATCACAGGTAAGAACAAGGCACGTCTTTGCTGTGTTAGCAGCGGCGATGACGGGCAAACCTGGAGTCCAGTGAGAGACTTAACAGAAAGTGTGATTGGTGAAACTATCCATAAGTGGGCCACATTTGCCGTGGGTCCGGGCCACGGCGTTCAGCTGGAGAACGGCAGATTGATCATCCCAGCGTACGCCTATTATGTCCCGTACCGCTGCTGTTCCTTTCCCATTCCTTTTACAGTCTACCCACGTGCACTGTCAGTTTATAGTGAGGACTTTGGCCAGACGTGGCATATAGGTAAGATGcttcgaaaaaagtcatgtgaATGTGAGATGGCAGAGATCATAGACCACGAGGGCAGGAGTCATCTTTACTGCAATGCTCGTAACACTGGAGGCCACAGGTGTGAGGCCCTGAGTGAAAACAGCGGTGTGTATTTTGACAAACCCCACATTGCTCCAGAGCTTGTCGAACCGCCTTCAGGCTGTCAAGGCAGCGTCATTGGCTTTCCAGCTCCTGAGTTTGTCCCCAATGATGACGCTGAAAGCAAAGCTTGCGGCACATCGCTCTTGTCTCCAGACACACAAACCTGGCTCCTCTTCATCCACCCAACTAACAAGTCGAGTAGAAGGGACATGGGGGTGTATTTGAACCGATCCCCCCTGCACTCATCCGGGTGGGACAGGCCCAGGATCCTCCACAGCGGGCCCAGCGGTTACTCAGACCTGGCTTACAACGGAGACAAGGATCAGTTTTCATGCCTGATGGAGTGCGGGAAAGACACTGAACTTGAGCAGATTGCGTTCATGTCGTTTACCCTCAATGATGTCATGCAGACAGGCAGTAAGAAAGACAAGAAGACGCGTTAA